The Pseudarthrobacter sp. BIM B-2242 region CGATCAGGATGTTGTCCGCCATCAGGCCCAGCCAGCCGTCCCCGGCGTACCGTGCCAGCTGGGTGAGGAGCAGGAACACGGTGACGGCGGCAAACTGGCCTCCCAGCAGGAGGGCTGCAGCATGAAGCGTGCCTAGTTTCTTCTCCGCCAGTCCCACCAGCACAAGGATCATCACGGAAGCCACCAGATAGGCCGGCGGATTTGTGGCAAAAAACAGGGACGTCACCAGGGACCACCAGTGGCCCGCCCGCAAGCCGGGGCCGCTGACGCCGGCAACCGGCAGGAGCTCCACCGGCGGGCCGTCCAGGAAACTGTCAGTCAGCGCCCCCGCCGCCAGGAAAAGCCCCAGGAAGCAAAGCGTCATGGGCACGGACCGGAGATGCCCGGCGAGCCGCTGAACAGCCGGGTACCCCACGGTGGACCAGAACAGCGCCGGCGGACGTGCATCGGGGGCCGGCTTCAACGTTCCCACCCCCAGTGGGTGGCCAGGAGCTCCAGCCCGTTGTCCATACCGGGGGTCAGCATGTCCCAGGAATGGCCGGTGTGTTCTACGACGTCCGCTTGAACCGTGAACCCGGCGCCGCGGGCTGCGGCTTCCAGGGCCTTGAGGTTGGCAACAAATTCGGGGTCGGTGGCCCCCGCCGCAAAGTAGGCCACCTTGCCGGGGTATTGGCGTTCCTTCATCAGCGTCAGGGGCACCTGGGCATCAAAGGCGCCGGTGTCGCCATGGAACGCCGCATCGATGGTCTTCTGCCGTTCCTTGGCGAGGGCCGGCTCGCTCTCGCTGGCAAAGGCAAGGAAGCCGGTAAACCGCTCAGGATGCCGGGTCACCTGTTGGACGGCGCACGTTGCTCCAAAGCTGAAGCCCCCCACCGCCCACTGCCGGGGGTCCGCATCCACGTCGAGGGTGTTCATGATCCAGGCGGGAACGTCCTGGGAGAGGTACGTGTCCGCTTTGGCCAGGTCACTGTCCATGCAGAGGGTGTTGGCAGACTGGCTGCCGTTGGGATCCACCACCACCACAACGGGCGCCACTCCCCCGTGCCGGTCGGCGAAACTCTCCATCCGTGGCACCAGCGATCCGCCGGTCAGCCAGTCAGCGGGGCCCCCCGGCTGGCCGGGCACCAACACCAGGACCGGCAGTGCGGGTCGGTCCGGCGCAAAGTATGCCGGCGGAAGGTAAACGTAGGAGGCGCGGGTATGCAGGCCGGACACGGTGCCCGGTATCGAGGCGGTACGCAGCACACCATCGTCGGGAAGTTCTGTGCCGGGTGACCAGC contains the following coding sequences:
- a CDS encoding alpha/beta hydrolase family protein; this encodes MDWIADIRLTDGPLYWTAWVLGAAATAYLIWRPRPLGLRRWLLSAAAALVAAAGLVLLVHWILIYITPVFPDDLPFTVLAWVFAAVAALMLMLLRIPTGSWPRRALDTGALLGVVLLCSVQVNAYFGLNRTVADLTGTALNRIPALEQELMRQPGSDARPLAGWSPGTELPDDGVLRTASIPGTVSGLHTRASYVYLPPAYFAPDRPALPVLVLVPGQPGGPADWLTGGSLVPRMESFADRHGGVAPVVVVVDPNGSQSANTLCMDSDLAKADTYLSQDVPAWIMNTLDVDADPRQWAVGGFSFGATCAVQQVTRHPERFTGFLAFASESEPALAKERQKTIDAAFHGDTGAFDAQVPLTLMKERQYPGKVAYFAAGATDPEFVANLKALEAAARGAGFTVQADVVEHTGHSWDMLTPGMDNGLELLATHWGWER